In the Candidatus Krumholzibacteriia bacterium genome, one interval contains:
- a CDS encoding T9SS type A sorting domain-containing protein — translation MTPRSCAFMAVVLMAGTLTSWPFVSAAREPARGLKQTPQFTEWTRPASDNADSNSRRLSGASADTLVLGSWNFNGSGLCTSQGWVKVDVTSSSSIMTHVDDFAGLGNGAFGRLHAIRGSRSMWCGLRPDDPGVCGYAALPGYGNNMSQTLTVRNCLYPTGDVVFDYWLTWDVEPSYDFVTIEIDHCDDDWNAFPAGSSGCGYYGGTCSGFTWAGVDSLVSLTIPAADHQGQFRVRIHASSDGAWSDEDGMWNTDGAYVTDDLLITDANGVVVPLEDFESAPLGATEVADWVAGTPDGYGTYAAVIPGVSTLQLGNCSSNVSCLWAFYSGSTYSYACGGYPAQPVVPFGNAAGQYLNNELWSPWIENLGSGNEYLFEFDVMRDLPLDNLVFFVWHIRSRVGNCPGQWQDFNFLYYGAQRDWERQQFPVGTLVEPGATHLQLAFGVVDMCSFWCGYIGSGACHSNGPLFDNPRLLRVDLTGPRWDIRDIDQFQDSFAGDGTLTGTVRADMARDLLPSYVSNIIPGDSAVVLVADPEADLAVDAMFGSAAVYLYVSVWPQGQPGKSGIGLEAPETRNGSVRYPVVGTWTDASGIEWTCIRADTAGTGGGYYIPLDRYCFDMKDDLFTPGDTICFFYAARNVNSEESYAFGSSLARHGNDREAAAADPSEFTCLPAGGYNRGGDILYVDGMDGRGSQPYWDIALASLGLLEKVDRYDVRGPSSSVGNRPAGRVTDPYTQILGVYRSILWDCGPLVTTLGDGSGNPQKTDDYGLLNTFLNNLSNPGGVLLMGDDVPQRLTAGSTSAVTFRSSYIPFSLTSADHSQTFGLSPALQPVNGGCYDDSFVLAGACPVRRDFDVLTPSGATTMEMAYGTPATTNGAVIGKTTNNGSSLVNVLLAGFGFDATRDDDVNGVSDRAQFLASSLAWLGTGTNQPTRVGSAAVNSLAQNYPNPFNPQTTIAFSLKSRGVVTLAIYNVAGERVRTLANEEFAAGGHTRVWDGRNDSGALVSSGIYFYRLTAPGFSQTRKMVLLK, via the coding sequence ATGACTCCCCGTTCTTGCGCGTTCATGGCTGTGGTGCTCATGGCGGGCACCCTCACTTCATGGCCGTTCGTTTCCGCCGCGCGCGAACCCGCGCGTGGCCTCAAACAGACGCCCCAGTTCACCGAATGGACGCGTCCCGCGTCCGACAACGCCGACTCTAACAGCCGGCGCCTCTCCGGCGCCTCCGCGGACACGCTCGTGCTCGGCTCGTGGAACTTCAACGGCTCGGGTCTGTGCACCAGTCAGGGCTGGGTCAAGGTGGACGTCACCAGCTCGAGCAGCATCATGACCCACGTGGACGACTTCGCCGGGCTGGGCAACGGCGCCTTCGGCCGCCTGCACGCCATCCGGGGCAGCCGCTCCATGTGGTGCGGGCTCCGTCCCGACGACCCTGGCGTGTGCGGCTATGCAGCCCTGCCGGGATACGGCAACAACATGAGCCAGACGCTCACGGTGAGGAACTGTCTCTATCCCACCGGCGACGTGGTATTCGACTACTGGCTCACCTGGGATGTCGAACCGTCGTATGACTTCGTCACCATCGAAATCGACCACTGCGACGACGACTGGAACGCCTTCCCGGCGGGTTCCTCGGGTTGCGGCTACTACGGCGGCACCTGCAGCGGCTTCACCTGGGCCGGCGTGGACTCGCTGGTCTCGCTCACCATTCCCGCCGCGGATCATCAGGGGCAGTTCCGCGTTCGCATTCATGCATCTTCGGATGGTGCGTGGTCCGACGAGGACGGGATGTGGAACACGGACGGCGCGTACGTCACCGACGACCTGCTCATCACCGACGCCAACGGCGTGGTGGTGCCGCTGGAGGACTTCGAGAGTGCGCCGCTGGGCGCCACCGAGGTGGCGGACTGGGTGGCGGGGACGCCGGATGGCTACGGCACGTACGCCGCGGTGATACCCGGTGTATCCACGCTGCAGCTCGGCAACTGCTCCAGCAACGTCAGCTGTCTGTGGGCGTTCTACTCCGGGTCGACGTACAGCTACGCCTGCGGCGGGTACCCCGCGCAGCCGGTGGTGCCCTTCGGCAACGCGGCCGGGCAGTACCTCAACAACGAGTTGTGGTCCCCGTGGATCGAGAACCTGGGAAGCGGCAACGAGTACCTCTTTGAGTTCGACGTGATGCGAGACCTGCCGCTCGACAACCTGGTGTTCTTCGTGTGGCACATCCGCAGCCGGGTGGGCAACTGCCCGGGCCAGTGGCAGGACTTCAACTTCCTCTACTACGGCGCCCAGCGCGACTGGGAACGCCAGCAGTTCCCGGTGGGAACCCTGGTGGAGCCCGGTGCCACGCACCTTCAGCTCGCGTTTGGTGTGGTGGACATGTGCAGCTTCTGGTGCGGGTATATTGGCAGCGGCGCGTGTCATAGCAACGGACCACTGTTCGACAACCCGCGCCTGTTGCGCGTGGACCTGACGGGACCGCGCTGGGACATCCGCGACATCGACCAGTTCCAGGACAGCTTTGCGGGAGACGGGACGCTCACCGGTACGGTGCGCGCGGACATGGCCCGCGACCTCCTGCCATCGTATGTCTCCAACATCATTCCCGGAGACTCGGCGGTGGTGCTGGTGGCCGACCCCGAGGCCGACCTGGCCGTGGACGCGATGTTCGGGAGCGCGGCCGTGTACCTCTACGTGTCGGTGTGGCCGCAGGGCCAGCCGGGCAAGAGCGGCATTGGCCTCGAGGCACCCGAGACGCGCAACGGCAGCGTGCGCTACCCGGTGGTGGGAACCTGGACCGACGCGTCCGGCATTGAGTGGACGTGCATCCGCGCCGACACCGCGGGCACCGGCGGTGGCTACTACATACCGCTGGACCGCTACTGCTTCGATATGAAGGACGACCTGTTCACGCCGGGTGACACCATCTGCTTCTTCTACGCGGCGAGGAACGTGAACAGCGAGGAGTCGTACGCCTTCGGTTCCAGTCTGGCGCGCCATGGCAACGACCGCGAAGCCGCGGCGGCCGACCCCTCGGAGTTCACCTGCCTGCCGGCGGGCGGCTACAACCGTGGCGGAGATATCCTCTACGTGGATGGCATGGATGGCCGCGGATCGCAGCCCTACTGGGACATTGCGCTTGCGTCCCTGGGGCTGCTGGAGAAGGTGGACCGCTACGACGTGCGCGGGCCGTCGTCATCGGTGGGCAACCGGCCCGCCGGCCGCGTGACGGATCCCTACACGCAGATCCTGGGCGTGTATCGCTCGATTCTGTGGGATTGCGGCCCGCTCGTCACCACGCTCGGGGACGGAAGCGGCAACCCGCAGAAGACCGACGACTACGGGCTGCTCAACACGTTCCTCAACAACCTGTCGAACCCCGGCGGTGTTCTGCTGATGGGGGACGACGTGCCCCAGCGGTTGACCGCCGGCAGCACCAGCGCGGTGACGTTCCGCAGCAGCTACATTCCGTTCTCGCTCACGAGCGCCGATCACTCGCAGACCTTCGGTCTGTCGCCCGCACTGCAACCGGTCAATGGCGGTTGTTACGACGACAGCTTCGTGCTGGCCGGTGCGTGTCCGGTGCGGCGCGACTTCGACGTGCTCACGCCCTCGGGCGCGACCACCATGGAGATGGCGTATGGGACCCCGGCCACGACCAACGGCGCGGTGATCGGCAAGACCACCAACAACGGCAGTTCGCTGGTGAACGTGTTGCTGGCCGGCTTCGGGTTCGATGCGACGCGTGACGACGACGTCAACGGCGTCTCCGACCGGGCCCAGTTCCTGGCCAGCTCGCTGGCATGGCTGGGCACGGGCACGAACCAGCCGACGCGGGTGGGTTCGGCGGCGGTAAACAGCCTCGCGCAGAACTACCCCAACCCGTTCAACCCGCAGACCACCATTGCGTTCTCGCTCAAGAGCCGCGGTGTGGTGACGCTCGCCATTTACAACGTGGCGGGCGAGCGGGTGCGCACGCTGGCGAACGAAGAGTTCGCGGCGGGTGGTCACACCAGGGTCTGGGATGGCCGCAACGACTCCGGTGCGCTGGTTTCCAGTGGTATCTACTTCTACCGCCTGACGGCGCCGGGTTTCTCGCAGACGCGCAAGATGGTCCTGCTCAAATAA
- a CDS encoding dicarboxylate/amino acid:cation symporter: protein MRALARSRTLGPTMRRVGPWYRQLHWQIFIAMALGAATGAIGGETVVPAVGWLGTLFIRLLKMIIVPLIIFSIISGVSSVAESGRLGRLFGKTFGYYILSSLLAILTGLVLVNLIRPGKGANLVDVAASELPPLETPSSVLDVVNQIIPENVVAALAKPDMLSVIFFCILFGAAIAALPESPRRAIAGFFDAGFQAMMKLTGWIIALAPLGVFGLITRMVGTTGFASFKALGLYMLTIALGLLVHMFVILPLLLILLGRINPRVHFRNMLEPLAVAFSTASSGATLPVTLRTVEEKVGVSNRISSFVLPMGATVNMDGTALYECAGVLFISQVLGFDLGIQQQMVVVLTALLASIGAAAVPSAGLVIIFLVLESVGLRGPEVNAIVGAMLAIDRPLDMFRTSVNVFSDSCGAAIIARSEGEDGVDAEVRAVPVA, encoded by the coding sequence TTGCGCGCGCTCGCGCGCTCGCGTACCCTCGGCCCCACCATGCGCAGAGTCGGCCCCTGGTACCGCCAGCTTCACTGGCAGATCTTCATCGCGATGGCGTTGGGTGCCGCCACTGGTGCCATCGGCGGCGAAACCGTCGTCCCCGCCGTGGGCTGGCTGGGTACGCTGTTCATCCGGCTGCTCAAGATGATCATCGTCCCGTTGATCATCTTTTCCATCATATCCGGGGTATCGTCCGTGGCGGAGAGCGGGCGCCTGGGGCGCCTGTTCGGAAAGACCTTCGGCTATTACATCCTCTCCAGCCTGCTGGCCATCCTCACCGGGCTCGTGCTCGTCAACCTGATCCGCCCCGGCAAGGGTGCCAACCTGGTCGACGTGGCCGCCAGCGAACTCCCTCCGCTGGAAACGCCGAGTTCGGTGCTCGACGTGGTCAACCAGATCATTCCCGAGAATGTGGTCGCCGCACTGGCCAAGCCCGACATGCTCTCGGTGATATTCTTCTGCATCCTCTTCGGCGCCGCCATCGCCGCGCTGCCCGAGTCGCCGCGCCGCGCCATCGCCGGCTTCTTCGACGCGGGCTTCCAGGCCATGATGAAACTCACCGGCTGGATCATCGCCCTGGCGCCGCTGGGTGTGTTCGGGCTGATCACGCGCATGGTGGGAACGACGGGATTCGCCTCGTTCAAGGCGCTGGGCCTGTACATGCTGACCATCGCGCTGGGACTGCTGGTCCACATGTTTGTGATCCTGCCCCTGTTGCTGATCCTGCTGGGGCGCATCAACCCGCGCGTGCACTTCCGCAACATGCTGGAGCCGCTGGCGGTGGCGTTTTCCACCGCGTCGTCCGGCGCCACCCTGCCGGTGACGCTGCGCACCGTGGAGGAGAAGGTGGGCGTGTCCAACCGCATCTCCTCCTTCGTTCTGCCCATGGGGGCTACCGTCAACATGGACGGCACCGCGCTCTATGAGTGCGCCGGTGTGTTGTTCATCTCCCAGGTGCTGGGCTTCGACCTGGGCATCCAGCAACAGATGGTGGTGGTGCTGACCGCCCTGCTCGCCTCGATCGGCGCCGCGGCGGTGCCCTCGGCGGGACTGGTGATCATCTTCCTGGTGCTCGAGTCGGTGGGGCTGCGCGGCCCCGAAGTCAACGCCATCGTGGGCGCCATGCTGGCCATCGACCGTCCGCTGGACATGTTCCGCACCTCGGTGAATGTATTCAGCGACTCCTGCGGGGCGGCCATCATCGCCCGCAGCGAGGGGGAGGACGGGGTGGACGCCGAGGTGCGCGCGGTGCCCGTGGCCTGA